In one Chionomys nivalis chromosome 13, mChiNiv1.1, whole genome shotgun sequence genomic region, the following are encoded:
- the Echdc3 gene encoding enoyl-CoA hydratase domain-containing protein 3, mitochondrial, which translates to MALVAGRRAFGVKGISWLWRTRWSPFSAGFCSPASALTARPESEPRPTSMRQQDGIRNIVLSNPKKRNALSLAMLKSLRSDILHEAESKDLRVIIIAAEGPVFSSGHDLKELTGARGRDYHTEVFQTCSEVMMLIRKHPVPIIAMVNGLATAAGCQLVASCDIAVASDKSSFATPGVNVGLFCSTPAVALGRAVPRKVALEMLFTGEPISAQEAVRHGLISKVVPEGQLEDETMRIAKKIVSSSRSVVALGKATFYKQLSQDLRTAYDLTSQAMVDNLALQDGQEGIEAFIQKRKPIWSH; encoded by the exons ATGGCCCTGGTCGCCGGCCGACGGGCCTTTGGGGTGAAGGGGATCAGCTGGCTCTGGCGCACTCGTTGGTCCCCTTTCTCCGCCGGCTTTTGCAGCCCGGCGTCAGCACTAACAGCGCGGCCGGAGTCGGAGCCACGGCCCACTAGCATGCGACAGCAGGACGGAATCAG GAACATTGTCTTAAGCAATCCTAAGAAGAGGAATGCGCTGTCGCTGGCCATGCTGAAATCTCTCCGAAGTGACATTCTTCATGAAGCCGAGAGCAAAGACCTGAGAGTCATTATAATTGCAG CTGAGGGCCCCGTGTTTTCCTCTGGGCATGATTTGAAGGAGCTGACAGGTGCGCGAGGCCGTGATTATCACACTGAAGTGTTTCAGACCTGTTCTGAG GTCATGATGCTGATTCGGAAACACCCGGTCCCCATCATTGCCATGGTCAATGGCTTGGCCACAGCCGCCGGCTGCCAGCTTGTTGCCAGCTGTGACATTGCTGTGGCAAGTGACAAGTCCTCTTTTGCCACTCCTGGAGTCAATGTTGGACTTTTCTGCTCCACCCCCGCGGTTGCCCTGGGGAGAGCCGTGCCCAGAAAG GTGGCCCTGGAGATGCTCTTCACTGGGGAGCCCATTTCTGCTCAAGAGGCGGTACGCCATGGCCTCATCAGCAAAGTGGTGCCCGAGGGGCAGCTGGAGGACGAGACCATGAGAATAGCGAAGAAGATTGTCTCTTCGAGTCGCTCCGTGGTGGCGCTGGGCAAGGCCACCTTTTACAAACAGCTGTCCCAAGACCTTAGAACAGCTTACGACCTCACCTCCCAGGCCATGGTGGACAACCTGGCCCTGCAGGATGGGCAGGAAGGAATTGAGGCCTTTATCCAGAAGAGAAAGCCCATCTGGTCACACTGA